In Coregonus clupeaformis isolate EN_2021a chromosome 7, ASM2061545v1, whole genome shotgun sequence, one genomic interval encodes:
- the LOC121570352 gene encoding RING finger protein 151, with protein MADPDMSSQSGGYDVELFVETPDYDLICTICQGVLRCPVRAACHHIFCKKCILQWLKRCRQQTCPCCRKPVNQSLIFAMFKLSKAIGRLKIKCKNEIRGCPDTLALSEQYCHSMSCLFELIPCPYQGCRAQLLRRDLDAHARHCEHWSQPCHMGCGTVLSHRTQAQHNCYRQLRHEYEARQRNHRAIAAALQRKMRRMQSTMAHMKRQIGLICESLEVMDELEEEEEEDLGETSGSGSFSSSNSSP; from the exons ATG GCCGACCCAGACATGTCTTCGCAGAGTGGGGGTTATGATGTGGAGCTGTTCGTAGAGACCCCAGACTATGACCTGATCTGCACCATTTGCCAGGGGGTCCTCAGGTGCCCAGTAAGAGCTGCATGCCACCACATCTTCTGCAAGAAATGCATTTTACAATGGCTGAAGAG GTGCAGACAGCAGACCTGCCCCTGCTGCAGAAAGCCTGTCAACCAGAGCTTGATATTTGCAATGTTCAAGCTAAGCAAGGCAATCGGTCGCCTAAAGATCAAG TGTAAAAACGAGATCCGTGGCTGCCCGGATACCTTAGCCCTGTCGGAGCAGTACTGCCACAGCATGAGCTGCCTGTTCGAGCTCATTCCCTGCCCCTACCAGGGCTGCCGTGCCCAGCTCCTCCGCAGGGACCTGGATGCCCACGCCAGGCACTGTGAGCACTGGAGCCAACCCTGCCACATGGGCTGTGGCACCGTGCTGTCCCACCGCACCCAGGCCCAGCACAACTGCTACAGGCAGCTGAGGCATGAGTACGAGGCCAGGCAGAGGAACCACCGGGCCATCGCAGCGGCCCTccagaggaagatgaggaggatgcAGAGCACCATGGCCCACATGAAGAGGCAGATCGGCCTGATCTGTGAGAGCCTAGAGGTCATGGACGaactggaggaggaagaggaggaggacctGGGTGAAACCAGCGGTAGTGGGAGTTTcagtagcagtaacagcagtCCCTGA
- the LOC121568748 gene encoding 40S ribosomal protein S2 — translation MADNAGGERGGFRGGFGSGDRGRGRGRGRGRGRGRGRGARGGKSEDKEWVPVTKLGRLVKDMKIKSLEEIYLYSLPIKESEIIDFFLGSSLKDEVLKIMPVQKQTRAGQRTRFKAFVAIGDYNGHVGLGVKCSKEVATAIRGAIILAKLSIVPVRRGYWGNKIGKPHTVPCKVTGRCGSVLVRLIPAPRGTGIVSAPVPKKLLTMAGIDDCYTSARGCTATLGNFAKATFDAISKTYSYLTPDLWKETVFTKSPYQEFTDHLAKTHTRVSVQRTAAPVPASS, via the exons ATGGCGGACAACGCCGGTGGAGAACGTGGAGGTTTCCGTGGAGGTTTTGGCAGTGGCGACCGGGGTCGTGGTCGTGGACGCGGCAGAGGCCGTGGTCGCGGTCGTGGACGCGGTGCCAGGGGTGGCAAGTCCGAGGACAAGGAA TGGGTGCCAGTGACCAAGCTGGGCCGCCTTGTCAAGGACATGAAGATCAAGTCTCTGGAGGAGATTTATCTCTACTCCCTGCCCATCAAG GAGTCTGAGATCATTGACTTCTTCCTGGGGTCCTCGCTGAAGGATGAGGTGCTGAAGATTATGCCTGTCCAGAAGCAGACCAGGGCTGGCCAGCGCACCAGGTTCAAGGCCTTTGTTGCCATTGGCGACTACAACGGCCATGTGGGCCTGGGGGTGAAGTGCTCCAAGGAGGTGGCCACCGCCATTCGAGGTGCCATCATCCTGGCTAAGCTGTCAATTGTGCCTGTGAGGAGAGGATACTGGGGGAACAAGATCGGCAAGCCCCACACCGTGCCCTGCAAGGTGACCGGTCGTTGCGGCTCTGTCCTGGTGCGTCTGATCCCTGCGCCTCGTGGTACTGGCATTGTGTCTGCCCCCGTGCCCAAGAAGCTGCTCACGATGGCTGGCATCGACGATTGCTACACCTCCGCCAGGGGCTGCACTGCCACTCTAGGCAACTTCG CCAAGGCTACCTTTGACGCCATCTCCAAGACCTACAGCTACCTGACCCCTGATCTTTGGAAGGAGACAGTCTTCACCAAGTCTCCCTACCAG GAGTTCACCGATCACCTGGCCAAGACCCACACCAGGGTGTCTGTGCAGAGGACAGCCGCACCTGTCCCGGCATCCTCCTAA